Part of the Quercus robur chromosome 5, dhQueRobu3.1, whole genome shotgun sequence genome, ccatttttgaaaTCACCTCCGgacagtttttaaacaacaaatacTACTGCTCAGTGGCAATTCCGTAATTATATTAAACAACAAACACTAGTGCTCAGGTCAGCTTTTTCATactttggtcaatttttttaaaaatattttggtcaGCCATGTTCTCTCTCCTGATTTATGGGCCCACCATGTTCTCTCTCctgatttaaaatatatttattttgtactttcgtcagctttttttatcattcaaaacacacataccaaacacatattttatattttttgaacactgaaaaatgttgtttaaaccATGAtatcaaacacattttttttgttttattcacacTAAAAACACGTTtttcaacaacactttttaaaccacaattttcacatctttttaaacaacaatttttgaaaactatgaccaaacgggccctaagtTCTTTAACTGTCTCTTACTCTCTTTATATATTCTCAATTTCACTTCAATTTTGCCTTTGCCCATTTTTCCTCTGCGAGAAGAAACTCTGTGAGTAGAGATAGGATATGGGATTGTCTCCACTAGCCTGCCATCGTCACACAGCAGAACCGCTGTCGGTGAAAttgtcttcttttgtttttccctttcaatCCACTGTTAAGCGTAGAACCTCTACCCTCTACCCTCTACCCCTCTCTCAAACACAGACCCAAGTTATTTCGCAGAAAGCTTGAAAGGGCATGACTATGGGTATCAGACCGTTCTCTCTCAGTTTTTCTCAGGTTTTCCTttattggtgttttttttttttttttttttaatttttgtatgcAATTTTGTTAATCAAATGGTTTGATAAAAGTGAATGTCTTCATAGTGGGTTTGTGTAATTGTGTctgaaattgtaattttaagatggatttgcttgattttgattgcttgaatttatttgttaaaaaagaattttCCACAATGATACTTTTTGGGGTTAGTTTTATTACTTCTATTTAAACTAAGTGATATTTGAATTCTGGTAGAATTTCATAGTGAGGAATATAGAGATTGTGGCTCATGTTGATCCTAGAAAGATGTCTTTGGTTGATTCTATTTTAAACAAACAAAGGTAATAATTCCTTAATGATTTTCCTTTGCATAATTTGCCACATTGACTGGTTATACTGAAATTTTTCTAAGAAAATTGATTTCCATCTAGACTAGAGGGTGGCAATCAATCATAGGGTTACGAAGTATAACCCAAGTATCCAACTACAAGTTGTCTCTGTTACTCTTCAAATCTTCTACTTGTGGTGTCGTCAAATTCCGTAGCAGTAATGACGATGCTCCACTACTCCACTATTCatattttcttgatttcttagattcttgtaatttttgttcttgattgttTGACCCCTTGTAGACTCCCTATGTACTAGGGTGCTTccctttttgatatcaataaacttattatttataaaaaaaaaaaaaaaagtgattcggttatttttcattattttagactctcttttaactttattattCTAATTTCAAGATTTTCAATTCTCACTTTATCTCTCATCAATTCTttcttacatttttattttgttagtagaaagaaattgtaaaactttatatatttagttttattttttggtgacagatgtattaaatttttcttccttttttttttaaataaatattttgaatatttaatttttctttgtaacATTGACATatcaaaattatctttttattaaattttatataatttaaaatttttaatagctatcataacaaaaaaaaaaaaaaaaaaaaaaaaaacatagtgcGAACCAAACCGGTAGAAGCCATTAGGCCATTAACCATCAAATGACATCGTTTAAAAGTGAAAACGGAAGGGGTTTCAGGCcaagctagagagagagagagacatggtGGATCCGTATAGTAGATACGGTGCAGGCATGgcagatagagatagagatagaggtAATCCATCCATCCATCCAAACTGCTGCTGCTGCCTTTTAATTAAATTTCCAAATTTAGTCTTACTCTTATTCTTAGTCTTAGACTTCGATGAAAAGacatttaatatcttttttatctttatcataTGATTATGTTATGATTCTTTGTTCACATTTATactacaaaattatatataagactGTAGAGCGAGGACATGATTGTCCTCAATCAAATAACTCTAATACATGAGATGTGATGTGGCCAACCCTAATTACTCTCTTCACAATCTGTAACCAACTTTcccaaattttgggactaaggcttcgttgttgttgttgttatttataGACAAATTGGACTGTTGTTcttaatatgaatttaatttaattcagaCAAATGCTAGTAGTTATACCATTGATCTTAACACACATTATCTTAACATAACAGCTAGTGTTTCAAGGCCTTCCTTTATTACATGGCCTCCACCATCACCAGGTCTATACCACTGCCTCACTATTTTCAAATCCAGACATCCGGCTCACTaccacccaaaaataaaatccaagaaCCAACAAAAGCGCAGCTGCAAAAGAACTGTCCAAatcaaaaaaaccaaacccacagaACATAAACAACAAATGGAAGTGAAGACTTCAGTTTGTGCATCACCCAGAAAGCCCTTTTTCTCGTCAATAAAGCTACAGACCTACAGtggctttctttttaattactttttccctttcctttagTTACACAATAAAGTTAAGGATGACAACCAACTTCTCCAAAAACTTTAATCTCCCACACAGACTAGGCTTCCTTATTACTAGAAAGACCAGAACTTCTAAATTACATTTTCCCTAAAAGAAAGTAATTACATAAGGTGTTTCTAAACCAAATAGGAGAACCTTATGTATAAATAAGACTCAAAGTATATACAAGACTCGTGACTTCTTTAATAACACATGATCTTCAAATGTGCTCTTAGTTTCTCTAGGAAAAGGTTATTTAGGATTTATAATTCTAGTCTTTATGGGAAAAACATTGGCAATAGCCTACGTAATGGCTTTCATCATAAAAATATTCATAGGAAGATAATTCCAATAGCTTAGTAAACTTAAGGGCGTAATTGTCTTTTtgttcttaagtttgattttttagggAATCTGAACCTAAGTTCATTGTTTCTACACCACCAACCATTAAATTCTTCCCAAAATTAgagagatataattttttattacctaAATAGCTAAACCCTTACCAAACACCATTTAAGAAAGACTTATCAACAATTCTAACCTACTGCAGACCTTTTAGAGATGCTACCTCAAATTTTTAGAGTCTAATAGAATTTATGTAACCTTCTCCTATTGCATCTTGTTATTGTTTAGGATGTTACTGTTCGCATGTATTGTTCATGTGCATTGTTCTTGGTTATTATTCAACTTGTGGCAGATTTGATGTcagtttctttatatatatattggcaagCATAAATTGAATCTTTTCCCTTAATAAAAGCATAGATAacatttgtttggtttttcttaAACAGCAAAGGAAGCTATGGATAAGCTAAACGAGACAGAATTGAAGGGAAAGCCAATGATTATCACGTGGTGTGAAAAGTAATGTCCTAGTAGTAATGCAAAATTGTGGGTGTCAATTAATGGCCCCCCTATCAATAATGATAACTTCAAGGCTTTATTGTCCagttttggtgttgttgatTCTTTCAAAGCGGTATTGCAACATCTTGATACATCCTATTGGATTGTGCAGTTCGACTTAGAGACATTTGCTACAAATgccattaaaatttttaacagtGCTGAAAAGTATGGCATGAAATTGTaagtaatttattttcttccttgtggttcttatttgataataattgcattattttgtattgttttgtttctttctttctttgtttgtttgttttttttttttttttttttttgtttttttaaaaccttgtaATTGATGTGTTGATTTTATTCAGCCTTGTGTCAAAATATAATGATTGCAAGAAACTCTGTGTGGAATATCATCCAAAAGATCTAGATGAGAACAACATTCTATTAGCGTTCTCTTTGTATGGGGAATGCATTGTCAATATCAAGAATAAATCGAGTGGTATTGCTTTTGTTAGCTATCATACATCAAAAGGGGCTGAAGAAGCTATGAGGAACTTAAATGGCACAGATTTAGGTAAACATTCAATTTGGTCATGTCTcttacttctctttttctttttcaattattatataacaAATATTCCTTAATCAGGTTCACATTGTTTGTACGTAAGAGGTATTGTGACGCAAGCTATGACTGAAGATAACAATCTTGAAGAAGCCccaatttttgtgattgaagaTAATCGGAGGCAATTAGTTACAACTGTCAATATGGCGTGTTTTCGTATTGTATCAAATTTCCTTCAATTCCTAAACAAACTAGGGGATGATCATAGACATATTGGTCTATTGGAGAGAATTAGGCCCAACAGTCCGTGGCCTGGTTATGAAGTTATGTATAAACATGTTGACAGTGAGAAGAGGTAGTCATCAAACCGTTTGAAGgtgttgaatcttttgattctaTTGAATCATGTTTCAACGAAGATCTGTACGAGCACTCTGAGCTGGGGTTCTTCAGTATGGTCAACCAAATAGAGTTCTATGAGAAGAAGGCGGTGCCACTTGTGGATTGAAATGCATGATTTAAgcttttaaagtttttttttttttttggttaacaacTTTTGAAGTTAATAATGATTTCATTTGGATGGTTTGGACGAAGAcaatctttatttaaaaaaaaaaaaaaaaaaaaaatctttgtggAGGGACGGAGTTGCATCGTAAGAAACACAAAACTCCGTccctccataaaaaaaaaaaaaaaaaaaaaaaaaattgtcttcgTCCAAACCATCCAAATGAAATCATTATTAACTTCAAAAGCTTAAATCATGCatttaagtccacaagtggcaCTGCCTTCTTCTCGTAGAACTCTATTTGGTTGACCATACCAAGGAACCATAGCTCAGAGTGCTCGTACGGATCTTCGTTGAAACATGGTTCAAcagaatcaaaagattcaacacCTTCAAACGGTTTTATGACTACCTCATTCTCACTGTCAACATGTTTATACAAAACTTCATAACCAAGCCACAGACTGTCAGACCTAATTCTCTCCAATAGACCAATATGTCTATGATCATCCCCTAGTTTGTTCAGGAATTGAAGGAAATCTGATACAGTACAAAAACCTGCCATATTGACAGTTGTAACTAATTGCCTCCTATTAtcttcaatcacaaaaattggGGCTTCTTCAGGATTGTTATCTTTAGTCACAGCTTGCGTCACAATACCTCTTATGTACAAACGATGTGAACTTGATTAAGGAATATTagttatataataattgaaaaagaaaaagagaagtaagAGACATGACCAAATTGAATGTTTACCTAAATCTGTGCCATTTAAGTTCCTCATAGCTTCTTCAGCCCCTTCTGATGTATGATAGCTAACAAAAGCAATACCACTTGATTTATTCTCGATATTGACAGTGCATTCCTCATACAAAGAGAACGCTAATAGAATGTTGTTCTCATCTAGATCTTTTGGATGATATTCCACACAAAGTTTCTTGCAATCATTATATTTTGACACGAAGGCTGAATAAAACCTAGCACATCAGTTACAAggtttgcaaaaaaaaaaaaaaacaatacaaaataatgcaattatgaagaaaataaattacttACAATTTCATGCCATACTTTTCAGCACTGTTCAAAAATTTAATGGCATTGGTAGCAGATGTGTCTGAGTCGAACTGCACAATCCAATAGGATGTATCAAGATGTTGCAATACCGCTTTGAAAGAATCAATAGCACCAAAACTGGAAAATAAAGCGTTGAAGTTATCATTATTGATAGGGGGGCCATTAATTGACACCCACAATTTTGCATTACTACTAGGACATTGCTTTTCACACCATGTGATAATCATTGGCTTTCCCTTCAATTCTGTCTTGTTTAGCTTATCCATAGCTTCCTTTGTTGTttaagaaaaatcaaacaaatgttatCCATGCTTTTATTAAGGGAAAAGATTCAATTTATGcttgccaatatatatatataaagaaactgACATCAAATCTGCCACAAGTTGAATAATAACCTAGAACAATGCACATGAACAATACACGGAAACAGTAACATCCTAAACAATGACAAGATGCAAAAGGAGAAGATTACATAAATTCTATTAGGCTCTAAAAATTTGAGGTAGCATCTCTAAAAGGTCTGCAGTAGGTTAGAATTGTTGATAAGTCTTTCTTGAATGGTGTTTGGTAAGGGTTTAGCTATTTaggtaataaaatattatatctcTCTAAATTTGGGAAGAATTTAATGGTTGGTGGTGTAGAAACAATGAACCTAGGTTCAGATTTcctaaaaaatcaaacttaagaacaAAAAGACAATTACACCCTTAAGTTTACTAAGCTATTGGAATTATCTTCCTATGCATATTTTTATGATGAAAGCCATTTATGTAGGCTATTGCcaatatttttcctataaagACTAGAATTATAAATCCTAAATAACCTTTTCCTTGAGAAACTAAGAGCACATTTGAAGATCATGTGTTATTAAAGAAGTCACGAGTCTTATGTATACTTTGAGTCTTATTTATACATAAGGTTCTCCTATTTGGTTTAGAAACACCTTatgtaattacttttttttagggaaaatgtAATGTAGAAGTTCTGGTCTTTCTAGTAATAAGGAAGCCTAGTCTGTGTGGGAGATTAAAGTTTTTGGAGAAGTGGGTTGTCATCCTTAACTTTATTGTGTAACTAaaggaaatggaaaaaaagtaattaaaaagaaagccaCTGTAGGTCTGTAGCTTTATTGATGAGAAAAAGGGCTTTGTGGGTGATGCGCAAACTGAAGTCTTCACTTCCTCTTGTTGTTTATGTTctatgggtttggtttttttgatTTGGACAGTTCTTTTGCAGCTGCACTTTTGTTGTttcttggattttatttttgggtggtAGTGAGTCGGATGTCTGGATTTAAAAATAGTGAGGCAGTGGTGCAGACTAGGTGATGGTGGAGGCCATGTAATAAAGGAAGGCCTTGAAACACTGGCTGTTATGTTAAGATAATGTGTGTTAAGATCAACGGTATAATTACTAGCATTTGTCTCAGGGACGGACTCAGGTGGGGGCCTAAGGGGGTTTgagctcccccccccccccccccccccgggcccaataaaaagaaatttagtagctaaaattttcaacaaaaaaaaaaaaaagacttgggcCCCCCCTATCCTGGACTCCTGAGTCCTGAAGATATCATTTACTTGAAAGAGCATCTTATGAAATTTAACTGTATACTTCTAACTGAATATGATAAGTGGATTTCCTCCCTACAACCTTCCTTTGGCCTTGTGTGCTGGTCTGATAATTTGAAGCTATGGAAACAATTTCAGCATTTCCCTGAAGTTTTATTGTCTTTTAGCTTccaaacaaaaccacaataTAATTATGTTGAACCATAGACATCTTTCACGTTGAAGCCTTTTTTGGACTGATGCCTCCAAATCCCTAAAATATGTCAGCCTTCAACACTAACTCAGTACTCTCTTTTTACTTGATGGTTACTAAAATGAGTACTATTAAACCTCCTTTTATACTTTGCAATGTATGCTTTATTAGAATTTGAGGGCATTTCCAACATTTATATCCTTATCGTATGCCTTTTACAGGACAACGTTTTGTACACAACCCAAGAATCCGATTCTCATACCCTATTTATGGAGCTGTCTCGTTTGTTATTTGATGGAACTCCTGATttacacttggcaaatttcctTCACATGATCACAACCATGGCTGAATCAGGTTCTACTGAGGAGCAAACAGAGTTTTTCATCTTGAATAGCCAAAAGATGCCTAAGCATTCTAATGAAGAATCTATTTGGTCCCTCCCATCCATACCTTCACGGACAAAGAACGATCACTCCAAACAAGTTTTGATTCGACAAAGTCCAAAAAGAAGGCTGGAAATGACTCAAATTGGCCGCCTGTGGATTGGAAAACTGCACCTGGTTTTAGTTATGCTCGTTTAAATGGTTTTAAGACTCAGGCAACAGCTGCACAGCCTAGCGGCAGCCCACGGAAGGATGATTCTGAAGGCACAGTCATGGAAACTGATAATGTTCCTATCTCAATTGAAGATGATTGGACTATTGCAGATGATTTTGCAGCAGCTTCAAAAGCTTTAGTTTTGTCAGCCAATTTGGAAAATCAGTCTGGCAATGCTTGCAATTCAACTTATTCTGATCAGTCTGGCCATGCTCCCAATTGTACAGTTTCCTCCATGCATGTTGAATTTGATCCTGTTGATTTAGATCGAGTGTCTGATGGCCCTGAGTTGGGTGCATCTACTTTTAGCTGTAGAGATCATCTTAGATTTGGTACCCCCAATGCAGCACAAGCCATCAAACGGGGAGAATAGGTGAGAGTGTTGCTTTCAAATACATTATTGGGAAATTTGGTGGGACAGCAGTGAAGTGGGTTAATGAAGATTTTGAAACTGGGTTACCTTACGACATTATGGTAGGGGAGGAGAGTAGTAGGGAGTACATTGAAGTTAAAGCAACTAAATCTCGAACCAAAGACTGGTTCAATATATCAACAAGAGAGTGGCAATTTGCAGTTGAAAAGGGTGAATCATACAGCATTGCACATGTTTTGTTTAGgtaaaaataatgttgcaaGGGTGTTCGTATTCAAGAATCCAGTAAAGTTATGTTCTCTAGGCAAGTTGCAGTTGGTTGTCATGATGCCCAGGCAGCAGAAGGAATTTTCCGTTGTCTCCTAACATGAACACGCTCGTTTTCATCTGCGCTTCTGGGTTATATTGACTCTGAAGTCTTTAGCCAATCCATAACTGCCTTTATGGAAATACACTGAAATGACAGAGGCTTGTGTACGGTCACTCTTTCCATCAGTAAGAGTCCAGCTCCTGCATAGGAAAGCAAGCATTTGTTGTGGATTTTACCTGAAAGAGAACTATAATGGGGCTGACTTGGTATAGGATTTGAAGAATCTCTGTAGTGGTATTTCTTCTAAAAGAGTGACCAAAATGCCAAAGGTTTGATTTGCACCGCAGGGATCTAATGTCAATATGTCATCTTCATAAATTGTTGTATGTAAATCATATATTGCTACcatattgtaattttatttatttgtaatattttattagcGGGTGATGGCTTAGGCAGTTGCCCATGAAATTTTGTACTAGCCTCGTACAGTTTACTTTTGACCTTTAAAATTTGAGCTAATAATTCCAgtaattaaagagaaaaaacagtTCAAAGCTTTTTCTGTTGCCTTTTATTAGCTTGAACAAATTCCTAATTCTTGTGGATTCAGCCAAACATTGTAATTTTACTGTGGATCTTTACATACCAAACCATTGAAACTTCATTTGTTACATTACACGACCATAGGGcatgaataattaattaatttttaataagattagTGACATTGCACACAAATTGGATCAACTAGGGACGCCACATCTAAACTGATTATGGATCGTAGGAAGGCTATTATTCAAAGCTTGCCATAAGGAAAATCTTGATCTTTTGAGGGTTTTTCAACAACTAAATGCTCTTCCATACAAgaatgtatattatgtttcGAGTATATATGTTCAGCCCCTTACAACACATTGGATCCATCAATACATGAATTTTCCGCGTTGTGAAAGAGGTGGGTATATATGCCcaaacattatttaatttttcgtTCCATAAGACTCCCCCATTCCCACTCCACCTTATGAAGCTATTGCACACAACCAAGATGATATTGCACTTCGTGCAAAAAGCTCATTTGACTTTGTTGCTATCTATACTCTACATAAGCTTATCCTCAACGTTTAGATTTTAGATTAAATAATGAGCTTTGCTTTAATTAACGTTCCCATTTGGTAGAAGGAAAACTCTCCTAAGCAAAAACTGACGTTCTAGAGCCTAGCATCTGAATCAATCAATTGATAGCAAAATTGCTGATTAAACAAATTGGGGATATTTGTTTGagttttgatcaatcgaaaatttgATTATGGTCCATTCGAGTGTCATATGTTATCCAATATTATTTTCAAtctccaaaaaattaaattgatcttATACTAAATGAGGTCatagatatttaaaaaaaaataaaaaatgaaatcgtataattttttaaagttatatgtatatatatatatagagagagagagagagggagagagagctaTATGatgatttcattttaaaaaaaaaaatcattccctGCCATAATGTTCGTCTAGTTTGAAAACAGATGGTGATTTACTAggattcatattcttaacacttCACCCATCAGAAACCcacaaaacaaatacaaaacagaaagagaaaaattaattCTCTGTCGTAATCCCATTTTTCGACGATGTGTGACGGTGGGGAGAAGAAAGTGAGCGTCTCTGCCTCTGCCCTCTGCCCTCCGCCTCCGCCTCTGCCTTCTGCCCTCTACCTTCTGCCACCGCCTCTGCCTTCTGCCCTCTACCTTCTGCCACCGCCTCTGCCTTCTGCCCTTTGCCCTCTGCCTCCACCTCCAGTGTGTGAGAGTAAAATTCTTCCTTCTAAAAAACCCCTAAATATGCtgatgttttgaatttcatctgattggttgttttgttttcttaatctttttattttgttttgaattctcattttattttttttcttttcttttcctactCAGATTATTTAAGTTTTCCAAATCAGATTatttaagttgtgttttgtgACTTGACAGTAATAGGCAAGcaatgttgtaaaattgttataAACGTAGCATTTctctaaaacttattttatccTTGTCATATTATAGTTTATATTgtaaattatgtttattttatttgtaaatattttttacttagAAATCTCTATTagaaatttatatgaaattggttgaaaaattatttgaatctCACGCAAGATCTTTGGATAAATCTATTATTAGGGATAGGAAGATCTTACAAATCAATGATAATTcatcaaaaataattaaaacgtaataaaataatacaatggAAAGATAACAATGAAAATCAtgggttctagttagttcaactgataaagtctctaatagttgaattagagatttggagttcaatccttacctacaccaaaaacttattggtgtcttggtttgatgataagagctatcatcaagagtGGAAGCTATATGTTGAAAATATCtataaagaaattgaaataatcACAATGACgttcaaatttataatataacaAGATGATCTTCCTATTTCTATCAttactatcaaaaaaaaaaaaaaccataaaactaTAAAAGTTCCCTTAGTGAATCTAGATTTGGTTGGCTATTGCACCATGTAATAGTGGATCAATGGATGtgattaaaagtaaaaaattcacttttaatCTCAACActtaaatcacaattttattttaaccttTTTGATAGGAAAGGTgaccttagttttttttttttttttttttttcctttcaaaccTTTTCATTTCACAGGTACATGATAAATGCAGTATGCATATTTACCTCTCTATATAGGTAAATCGTGAAATacatccctaaaatttagggTTTCTTGGATTCTACATTCTGAAATTAACCTTtactagttgctaacccgtgctatgcacgggaacctacctatttgtgaggtagattaaaataattttataaaaaatttaagaaactacATCATTGCATGATTTactcttgtatgacttcaatttgtgttacaatttgatgaagaagccatTGCTTGAACTTACAAtggcttacaaaaaatttgtcagaCAGTTTCAGatatagcaaaaaaataacttaaaaatttggatattaaaatttctgaaagtccaaaatatattaaagaatcagatgattcactacttagaaattattgaaacaaaacaaaatatatatgactaaacaatagagaaatataagaaaaatatgagttatattcaaaagaataatttcaattattgcaaacctttttatcttgtaaaaaatgaCTAGAGAGAGTGTGGTGGTTCATatacaaaaattactttttaaaaaatacatgaaaaatcataaaataattttttttttaacaaaatagagtagaagaaaataacataaaaagaGATCATACCTCTACTcggcttataaaaaaaatatatattggggtttgctttacttttatagtgttcatgattaacctcgcaaatttggaaataaattatcaacatttgagtttgagttaAAGTTTgacttattagagagagagagagtttcactcattgttaagtttggattaaacaaaaataattttgttttaaaaaaaatgataatgatgagtttgagtttgagtttgagtttggaCTTGTTAtagagatagagtttcattcTTTGTCGAGtttggactaaaaaaaaataattttattcaaatattaTGCTGATATGGAAAATTCTGAGAGTTTTAGAGGTTtcggtatatatatatatatatataaaccgagtttgagtttaaattaaacttgttagagagatagagtttcaatCCTTGTTAAGTTAggactaaacaaaaacaattttatttaaatattaacgataatgatgagtttgagtttaatttGGACTTATTAgaaagatagagtttcactcattgttaagtttggactaaataaaaataattttatttaaataaaatgataattttatttaaatattgtgttgacgtggaaaattatggGAGTTTAAGAGGGTTTggttatatgtatatatatatatatatatatagagagagagagagagagagagagagagagagagatgattagCAAAAACAACCCCTTCGTTAGTGGACTCACCTACATGGCCGTCAAGTAAGTGACACGTTGGTGTCTGATGTGTATTTTTTTGCCACGTTAGGCGAGTCTACTAAtgaatgttttgtttttgctaataGAGGTAAACTTCAAGAtgtaaaatctattttttcaaacttcaaGATGTAAAATTCAAGCAATCCCAAACTTTAAGAGTCTAGATTGCAATTTACCCTTATTTTGATTTATAGATTTGCCTCTATGCATGGACTCTAATATGCTAACAAACCCTACTTGTAATAAAGATATTTTACCTTCTTCCATTCAATGACTCACTTTATGTGAAAATGATAAATTCAAGttacatttgatcttttttttttctttttcttttttttttaatgatgttaCACTTAcatcattccttttttttaaagaatattttgacaaatcaacaTTTGAATTACAGTGATGATATAGATCaataactattttataataaaaatatttaaatttctagtatttttaattttaaaattatatgcaaaACATGAGTTTATGAATTAGATAATAAATAACATacaattaacatgaaatttatGAGGTGAGAGTTAGGTTTCACCCAGGGTAATTTTTTGCAACATTACACAActtaataagtttttattttgacaaatcaatcATAGAATTACATTCTCTCCTTATACCCTTTCATTCATGCAAAATTCCTAtacaatcaaatatcaataattatcttgtgtaaaattattaaatttcaagttttttttttttttttttgcttaaatggTAAATTGCAAAATAC contains:
- the LOC126725161 gene encoding protein NO VEIN-like is translated as MYALLEYEGISNIYILIVCLLQDNVLYTTQESDSHALFMELSRLLFDGTPDLHLANFLHMITTMAESGSTEEQTEFFILNSQKMPKHSNEESIWSLPSIPSRTKNDHSKQVLIRQSPKRRLEMTQIGRLWIGKLHLVLVMLV